From the genome of Vulpes lagopus strain Blue_001 chromosome 2, ASM1834538v1, whole genome shotgun sequence, one region includes:
- the STOML1 gene encoding stomatin-like protein 1 isoform X4 produces MLGRSGYRALPLGDFDRFQQSSFGFLGSQKGCLSPERGGAGPGADAPQSWPSYLCHGLISFLGLLLLLLTFPISGWFALKIVPTYERMIVFRLGRIRTPQGPGMVLLLPFIDSFQRVDLRTRAFNVPPCKLTSKDGAVLSVGADVQFRIWDPVLSVMTVKDLNTATRMTAQNAMTKALLKRPLREIQTEQLKISDQLLLEINDVTRTWGLEVDRVELAVEAVLQPPQDSPTGPSLDSTLQQLALHFLGGSLPSVAGGASPLGPDTLEMVSEAEPPAPHVGAGPSPKQPVAEGLLTALQPFLSEALVSQVGACYQFNVILPSGAQSVYFLDLTTGHGSIGHGVPDGIPDVVVEMAEADLRALLCRELRPLGAYMSGRLKVKGDLAVAMKLEAVLRALK; encoded by the exons ATGCTCGGCAGGTCGGGGTACCGGGCGCTACCCCTGGGGGACTTTGACCGTTTCCAGCAGTCGAGCTTCGGCTTCCTGGGCTCGCAGAAGGGCTGCCTGTCCCCGgagcggggcggcgcggggccgggggccg ATGCGCCCCAGAGCTGGCCTTCCTACCTCTGCCACGGCCTCATCAGCTTCCTGGggctcttgctgctgctgctcaccTTCCCCATTTCCGGCTGGTTCGCCTTGAAG ATTGTACCTACCTATGAGCGGATGATCGTGTTTCGACTGGGCCGGATCCGTACCCCTCAGGGGCCTGGCATGGTTCTGCTCTTGCCCTTCATTGACTCCTTTCAGCGGGTGGATTTAAGGACACGCGCTTTCAATGTCCCTCCCTGCAAG CTGACTTCTAAGGATGGGGCCGTGCTGTCCGTGGGGGCCGATGTCCAGTTCCGCATCTGGGACCCAGTACTGTCCGTGATGACCGTAAAGGACCTGAACACGGCCACGCGTATGACGGCCCAAAATGCCATGACCAAGGCACTGCTCAAGAGGCCTCTGCGGGAGATCCAGACCGAGCAGCTCAAGATCAGCGACCAGCTCCTG CTGGAAATCAATGACGTGACCAGAAcctgggggctggaggtggaCCGAGTGGAACTAGCAGTGGAGGCTGTGCTCCAGCCACCCCAGGACAGCCCAACGGGGCCCAGCTTGGACAGCACCCTCCAGCAACTGGCTCTCCACTTCTTGGGAGGAAGCCTGCCCTCAGTGGCTGGAGGCGCCTCACCCCTCGGGCCAG ACACCTTGGAGATGGTGAGTGAAGCTGAGCCGCCTGCCCCTCATGTTGGTGCTGGGCCCAGTCCGAAGCAGCCTGTGGCTGAGGGGCTGCTGACTGCCCTGCAGCCCTTCCTATCAGAGGCCCTGGTCAGCCAGGTCGGGGCCTGCTACCAGTTCAATGTCATCCTGCCCAGCGGTGCCCAGAGCGTCTACTTCCTCGACCTCACTACAG GGCACGGGAGCATAGGGCACGGGGTGCCCGACGGCATCCCTGATGTAGTGGTGGAGATGGCTGAGGCAGACCTGCGGGCCCTTCTGTGCAGGGAGCTGCGGCCCCTGGGGGCCTACATGAGTGGGCGCCTAAAGGTGAAGGGTGACCTGGCCGTGGCCATGAAGCTGGAGGCTGTCCTCAGGGCCCTGAAGTAG
- the STOML1 gene encoding stomatin-like protein 1 isoform X1: protein MLGRSGYRALPLGDFDRFQQSSFGFLGSQKGCLSPERGGAGPGADAPQSWPSYLCHGLISFLGLLLLLLTFPISGWFALKITLSHPNEMGWSGIIHSHLSDEEKQAQTCPKSHWKPIVPTYERMIVFRLGRIRTPQGPGMVLLLPFIDSFQRVDLRTRAFNVPPCKLTSKDGAVLSVGADVQFRIWDPVLSVMTVKDLNTATRMTAQNAMTKALLKRPLREIQTEQLKISDQLLLEINDVTRTWGLEVDRVELAVEAVLQPPQDSPTGPSLDSTLQQLALHFLGGSLPSVAGGASPLGPADTLEMVSEAEPPAPHVGAGPSPKQPVAEGLLTALQPFLSEALVSQVGACYQFNVILPSGAQSVYFLDLTTGHGSIGHGVPDGIPDVVVEMAEADLRALLCRELRPLGAYMSGRLKVKGDLAVAMKLEAVLRALK from the exons ATGCTCGGCAGGTCGGGGTACCGGGCGCTACCCCTGGGGGACTTTGACCGTTTCCAGCAGTCGAGCTTCGGCTTCCTGGGCTCGCAGAAGGGCTGCCTGTCCCCGgagcggggcggcgcggggccgggggccg ATGCGCCCCAGAGCTGGCCTTCCTACCTCTGCCACGGCCTCATCAGCTTCCTGGggctcttgctgctgctgctcaccTTCCCCATTTCCGGCTGGTTCGCCTTGAAG ATTACATTATCGCATCCCAATGAAATGGGCTGGTCCGGGATTATCCATTCACatctttcagatgaggaaaaacaGGCTcagacttgcccaaagtcacactggAAGCCA ATTGTACCTACCTATGAGCGGATGATCGTGTTTCGACTGGGCCGGATCCGTACCCCTCAGGGGCCTGGCATGGTTCTGCTCTTGCCCTTCATTGACTCCTTTCAGCGGGTGGATTTAAGGACACGCGCTTTCAATGTCCCTCCCTGCAAG CTGACTTCTAAGGATGGGGCCGTGCTGTCCGTGGGGGCCGATGTCCAGTTCCGCATCTGGGACCCAGTACTGTCCGTGATGACCGTAAAGGACCTGAACACGGCCACGCGTATGACGGCCCAAAATGCCATGACCAAGGCACTGCTCAAGAGGCCTCTGCGGGAGATCCAGACCGAGCAGCTCAAGATCAGCGACCAGCTCCTG CTGGAAATCAATGACGTGACCAGAAcctgggggctggaggtggaCCGAGTGGAACTAGCAGTGGAGGCTGTGCTCCAGCCACCCCAGGACAGCCCAACGGGGCCCAGCTTGGACAGCACCCTCCAGCAACTGGCTCTCCACTTCTTGGGAGGAAGCCTGCCCTCAGTGGCTGGAGGCGCCTCACCCCTCGGGCCAG CAGACACCTTGGAGATGGTGAGTGAAGCTGAGCCGCCTGCCCCTCATGTTGGTGCTGGGCCCAGTCCGAAGCAGCCTGTGGCTGAGGGGCTGCTGACTGCCCTGCAGCCCTTCCTATCAGAGGCCCTGGTCAGCCAGGTCGGGGCCTGCTACCAGTTCAATGTCATCCTGCCCAGCGGTGCCCAGAGCGTCTACTTCCTCGACCTCACTACAG GGCACGGGAGCATAGGGCACGGGGTGCCCGACGGCATCCCTGATGTAGTGGTGGAGATGGCTGAGGCAGACCTGCGGGCCCTTCTGTGCAGGGAGCTGCGGCCCCTGGGGGCCTACATGAGTGGGCGCCTAAAGGTGAAGGGTGACCTGGCCGTGGCCATGAAGCTGGAGGCTGTCCTCAGGGCCCTGAAGTAG
- the STOML1 gene encoding stomatin-like protein 1 isoform X2 has product MLGRSGYRALPLGDFDRFQQSSFGFLGSQKGCLSPERGGAGPGADAPQSWPSYLCHGLISFLGLLLLLLTFPISGWFALKITLSHPNEMGWSGIIHSHLSDEEKQAQTCPKSHWKPIVPTYERMIVFRLGRIRTPQGPGMVLLLPFIDSFQRVDLRTRAFNVPPCKLTSKDGAVLSVGADVQFRIWDPVLSVMTVKDLNTATRMTAQNAMTKALLKRPLREIQTEQLKISDQLLLEINDVTRTWGLEVDRVELAVEAVLQPPQDSPTGPSLDSTLQQLALHFLGGSLPSVAGGASPLGPDTLEMVSEAEPPAPHVGAGPSPKQPVAEGLLTALQPFLSEALVSQVGACYQFNVILPSGAQSVYFLDLTTGHGSIGHGVPDGIPDVVVEMAEADLRALLCRELRPLGAYMSGRLKVKGDLAVAMKLEAVLRALK; this is encoded by the exons ATGCTCGGCAGGTCGGGGTACCGGGCGCTACCCCTGGGGGACTTTGACCGTTTCCAGCAGTCGAGCTTCGGCTTCCTGGGCTCGCAGAAGGGCTGCCTGTCCCCGgagcggggcggcgcggggccgggggccg ATGCGCCCCAGAGCTGGCCTTCCTACCTCTGCCACGGCCTCATCAGCTTCCTGGggctcttgctgctgctgctcaccTTCCCCATTTCCGGCTGGTTCGCCTTGAAG ATTACATTATCGCATCCCAATGAAATGGGCTGGTCCGGGATTATCCATTCACatctttcagatgaggaaaaacaGGCTcagacttgcccaaagtcacactggAAGCCA ATTGTACCTACCTATGAGCGGATGATCGTGTTTCGACTGGGCCGGATCCGTACCCCTCAGGGGCCTGGCATGGTTCTGCTCTTGCCCTTCATTGACTCCTTTCAGCGGGTGGATTTAAGGACACGCGCTTTCAATGTCCCTCCCTGCAAG CTGACTTCTAAGGATGGGGCCGTGCTGTCCGTGGGGGCCGATGTCCAGTTCCGCATCTGGGACCCAGTACTGTCCGTGATGACCGTAAAGGACCTGAACACGGCCACGCGTATGACGGCCCAAAATGCCATGACCAAGGCACTGCTCAAGAGGCCTCTGCGGGAGATCCAGACCGAGCAGCTCAAGATCAGCGACCAGCTCCTG CTGGAAATCAATGACGTGACCAGAAcctgggggctggaggtggaCCGAGTGGAACTAGCAGTGGAGGCTGTGCTCCAGCCACCCCAGGACAGCCCAACGGGGCCCAGCTTGGACAGCACCCTCCAGCAACTGGCTCTCCACTTCTTGGGAGGAAGCCTGCCCTCAGTGGCTGGAGGCGCCTCACCCCTCGGGCCAG ACACCTTGGAGATGGTGAGTGAAGCTGAGCCGCCTGCCCCTCATGTTGGTGCTGGGCCCAGTCCGAAGCAGCCTGTGGCTGAGGGGCTGCTGACTGCCCTGCAGCCCTTCCTATCAGAGGCCCTGGTCAGCCAGGTCGGGGCCTGCTACCAGTTCAATGTCATCCTGCCCAGCGGTGCCCAGAGCGTCTACTTCCTCGACCTCACTACAG GGCACGGGAGCATAGGGCACGGGGTGCCCGACGGCATCCCTGATGTAGTGGTGGAGATGGCTGAGGCAGACCTGCGGGCCCTTCTGTGCAGGGAGCTGCGGCCCCTGGGGGCCTACATGAGTGGGCGCCTAAAGGTGAAGGGTGACCTGGCCGTGGCCATGAAGCTGGAGGCTGTCCTCAGGGCCCTGAAGTAG
- the STOML1 gene encoding stomatin-like protein 1 isoform X5, which translates to MLGRSGYRALPLGDFDRFQQSSFGFLGSQKGCLSPERGGAGPGADAPQSWPSYLCHGLISFLGLLLLLLTFPISGWFALKITLSHPNEMGWSGIIHSHLSDEEKQAQTCPKSHWKPIVPTYERMIVFRLGRIRTPQGPGMVLLLPFIDSFQRVDLRTRAFNVPPCKLTSKDGAVLSVGADVQFRIWDPVLSVMTVKDLNTATRMTAQNAMTKALLKRPLREIQTEQLKISDQLLLEINDVTRTWGLEVDRVELAVEAVLQPPQDSPTGPSLDSTLQQLALHFLGGSLPSVAGGASPLGPADTLEMVSEAEPPAPHVGAGPSPKQPVAEGLLTALQPFLSEALVSQVGACYQFNVILPSGAQSVYFLDLTTGVLGELAPCVESDELGRCLPALPR; encoded by the exons ATGCTCGGCAGGTCGGGGTACCGGGCGCTACCCCTGGGGGACTTTGACCGTTTCCAGCAGTCGAGCTTCGGCTTCCTGGGCTCGCAGAAGGGCTGCCTGTCCCCGgagcggggcggcgcggggccgggggccg ATGCGCCCCAGAGCTGGCCTTCCTACCTCTGCCACGGCCTCATCAGCTTCCTGGggctcttgctgctgctgctcaccTTCCCCATTTCCGGCTGGTTCGCCTTGAAG ATTACATTATCGCATCCCAATGAAATGGGCTGGTCCGGGATTATCCATTCACatctttcagatgaggaaaaacaGGCTcagacttgcccaaagtcacactggAAGCCA ATTGTACCTACCTATGAGCGGATGATCGTGTTTCGACTGGGCCGGATCCGTACCCCTCAGGGGCCTGGCATGGTTCTGCTCTTGCCCTTCATTGACTCCTTTCAGCGGGTGGATTTAAGGACACGCGCTTTCAATGTCCCTCCCTGCAAG CTGACTTCTAAGGATGGGGCCGTGCTGTCCGTGGGGGCCGATGTCCAGTTCCGCATCTGGGACCCAGTACTGTCCGTGATGACCGTAAAGGACCTGAACACGGCCACGCGTATGACGGCCCAAAATGCCATGACCAAGGCACTGCTCAAGAGGCCTCTGCGGGAGATCCAGACCGAGCAGCTCAAGATCAGCGACCAGCTCCTG CTGGAAATCAATGACGTGACCAGAAcctgggggctggaggtggaCCGAGTGGAACTAGCAGTGGAGGCTGTGCTCCAGCCACCCCAGGACAGCCCAACGGGGCCCAGCTTGGACAGCACCCTCCAGCAACTGGCTCTCCACTTCTTGGGAGGAAGCCTGCCCTCAGTGGCTGGAGGCGCCTCACCCCTCGGGCCAG CAGACACCTTGGAGATGGTGAGTGAAGCTGAGCCGCCTGCCCCTCATGTTGGTGCTGGGCCCAGTCCGAAGCAGCCTGTGGCTGAGGGGCTGCTGACTGCCCTGCAGCCCTTCCTATCAGAGGCCCTGGTCAGCCAGGTCGGGGCCTGCTACCAGTTCAATGTCATCCTGCCCAGCGGTGCCCAGAGCGTCTACTTCCTCGACCTCACTACAG GAGTTTTGGGTGAACTTGCACCGTGTGTGGAAAGTGACGAGCTGGGCCGTtgtctccctgccctgccccggtga
- the STOML1 gene encoding stomatin-like protein 1 isoform X3, with protein sequence MLGRSGYRALPLGDFDRFQQSSFGFLGSQKGCLSPERGGAGPGADAPQSWPSYLCHGLISFLGLLLLLLTFPISGWFALKIVPTYERMIVFRLGRIRTPQGPGMVLLLPFIDSFQRVDLRTRAFNVPPCKLTSKDGAVLSVGADVQFRIWDPVLSVMTVKDLNTATRMTAQNAMTKALLKRPLREIQTEQLKISDQLLLEINDVTRTWGLEVDRVELAVEAVLQPPQDSPTGPSLDSTLQQLALHFLGGSLPSVAGGASPLGPADTLEMVSEAEPPAPHVGAGPSPKQPVAEGLLTALQPFLSEALVSQVGACYQFNVILPSGAQSVYFLDLTTGHGSIGHGVPDGIPDVVVEMAEADLRALLCRELRPLGAYMSGRLKVKGDLAVAMKLEAVLRALK encoded by the exons ATGCTCGGCAGGTCGGGGTACCGGGCGCTACCCCTGGGGGACTTTGACCGTTTCCAGCAGTCGAGCTTCGGCTTCCTGGGCTCGCAGAAGGGCTGCCTGTCCCCGgagcggggcggcgcggggccgggggccg ATGCGCCCCAGAGCTGGCCTTCCTACCTCTGCCACGGCCTCATCAGCTTCCTGGggctcttgctgctgctgctcaccTTCCCCATTTCCGGCTGGTTCGCCTTGAAG ATTGTACCTACCTATGAGCGGATGATCGTGTTTCGACTGGGCCGGATCCGTACCCCTCAGGGGCCTGGCATGGTTCTGCTCTTGCCCTTCATTGACTCCTTTCAGCGGGTGGATTTAAGGACACGCGCTTTCAATGTCCCTCCCTGCAAG CTGACTTCTAAGGATGGGGCCGTGCTGTCCGTGGGGGCCGATGTCCAGTTCCGCATCTGGGACCCAGTACTGTCCGTGATGACCGTAAAGGACCTGAACACGGCCACGCGTATGACGGCCCAAAATGCCATGACCAAGGCACTGCTCAAGAGGCCTCTGCGGGAGATCCAGACCGAGCAGCTCAAGATCAGCGACCAGCTCCTG CTGGAAATCAATGACGTGACCAGAAcctgggggctggaggtggaCCGAGTGGAACTAGCAGTGGAGGCTGTGCTCCAGCCACCCCAGGACAGCCCAACGGGGCCCAGCTTGGACAGCACCCTCCAGCAACTGGCTCTCCACTTCTTGGGAGGAAGCCTGCCCTCAGTGGCTGGAGGCGCCTCACCCCTCGGGCCAG CAGACACCTTGGAGATGGTGAGTGAAGCTGAGCCGCCTGCCCCTCATGTTGGTGCTGGGCCCAGTCCGAAGCAGCCTGTGGCTGAGGGGCTGCTGACTGCCCTGCAGCCCTTCCTATCAGAGGCCCTGGTCAGCCAGGTCGGGGCCTGCTACCAGTTCAATGTCATCCTGCCCAGCGGTGCCCAGAGCGTCTACTTCCTCGACCTCACTACAG GGCACGGGAGCATAGGGCACGGGGTGCCCGACGGCATCCCTGATGTAGTGGTGGAGATGGCTGAGGCAGACCTGCGGGCCCTTCTGTGCAGGGAGCTGCGGCCCCTGGGGGCCTACATGAGTGGGCGCCTAAAGGTGAAGGGTGACCTGGCCGTGGCCATGAAGCTGGAGGCTGTCCTCAGGGCCCTGAAGTAG